A region of the Actinomycetota bacterium genome:
GTGTGATCGCCTATTCTCTCCAAGTTCCTCAGAACATCCACGAACAATATCCCCGCCTTGGGTAGACAGATACCATCCTCAAGTCTCTTAATATGATCGACTTGAAGCTTTTTCTCAATATCATCGATTTCACTTTCTCCCTGTATCACTTTATAAGCTACCTCATTATCCTCATTTTTTAAAGCCACGACTACATCATCGTATACCTCTTTTACCTTGGAAAACATATATTGTAATTGCTCCATGGCTTTCGAAGAGAAAGGCAAATTCCGATTTATTTTATGTTCAGCTAACTGTGCAATATTATTGATGTGATCGGCTATTCTT
Encoded here:
- a CDS encoding PhoU domain-containing protein — encoded protein: IYLAISDYLVKLSQKPLTKDQSRKLAGLNHVITEIERIADHINNIAQLAEHKINRNLPFSSKAMEQLQYMFSKVKEVYDDVVVALKNEDNEVAYKVIQGESEIDDIEKKLQVDHIKRLEDGICLPKAGILFVDVLRNLERIGDHTDSIAHVILAEF